One Roseburia rectibacter DNA window includes the following coding sequences:
- a CDS encoding recombinase family protein, whose amino-acid sequence MLSNNLSKTYLCGGYLRLSKEDGDFAGSETLQSNSIENQKEYIEDYIHSKPEIEIVDFYIDDGYSGVNFDRPDFQRMLQDIKNKKIDCVIVKDLSRLGRNYIEVGKYIERLFPLLGVRFIAINDNFDSADDTAASNNIIIPFKNLINDAYCRDISIKIRSHLEVKRKRGEFIGAFAVYGYMRGKDKNKLIVDPYAAEIVKEIFGMKMDGMSQQAIADELNSLGILSPAEYKKEQGSGYKTVFQTHSKAKWTAMAVMRVLTNEIYVGTLIQGKESTPNYKVKVREKKPREEWIRIENAHEAIISRADFEIISDIIQKDTRVTAGKRAVSIYSGYLVCADCGCSMVRKKAYSGSFEYVYYVCSGNKKNKDTCSSHRISENALNLAVTKTLQLHLKHLADLQESILYIRKKSCNSDKIKMMVLQSEKIKGDIEKYNRLKLECYEDYKNELITQDEYLLFKKELDNRIEDTKKAATELSKKKRMLLDGRYEKESFMEKFLTSKDIELKRSLFVRFISQIYVYEDRRIEIIFRYQDEIEQLAGLVGEIKQETAVREVI is encoded by the coding sequence ATGCTATCAAACAACTTATCTAAAACATATCTATGCGGAGGTTATCTGCGTTTATCCAAAGAGGATGGGGATTTTGCCGGGAGTGAAACGCTGCAAAGCAACAGTATTGAAAATCAAAAAGAATATATTGAAGATTATATACATAGTAAACCGGAAATAGAGATTGTTGACTTCTATATTGATGACGGTTATAGTGGCGTGAATTTTGACAGACCTGATTTTCAAAGAATGCTACAGGATATCAAAAACAAGAAGATAGATTGCGTCATTGTAAAAGACCTGTCACGACTAGGAAGAAACTATATTGAAGTCGGAAAGTATATTGAGAGACTTTTTCCTTTACTGGGTGTACGTTTTATCGCAATTAATGATAATTTTGACAGTGCTGATGATACAGCGGCATCCAATAATATCATTATTCCTTTTAAGAATTTAATCAATGATGCGTATTGCAGGGATATTTCAATTAAAATCAGAAGCCATTTAGAAGTAAAGAGGAAACGTGGAGAATTTATTGGTGCCTTTGCGGTCTACGGATATATGCGAGGGAAAGATAAAAATAAACTGATTGTTGATCCTTATGCAGCAGAAATTGTAAAAGAGATATTTGGTATGAAGATGGACGGAATGAGCCAGCAGGCGATTGCGGATGAATTGAATAGTCTAGGGATTCTTTCTCCGGCAGAATACAAGAAGGAGCAGGGGAGCGGGTATAAGACGGTGTTCCAGACACACAGTAAGGCGAAGTGGACCGCAATGGCAGTTATGCGTGTTTTGACAAATGAGATCTATGTGGGAACTCTGATACAGGGAAAGGAGAGTACCCCTAATTATAAAGTCAAAGTGCGGGAAAAGAAGCCACGGGAAGAATGGATCCGGATTGAAAATGCACATGAGGCAATCATAAGCAGAGCTGATTTTGAAATTATTTCAGATATTATACAGAAAGATACAAGGGTAACAGCAGGAAAAAGAGCGGTCTCCATATATTCCGGTTATCTGGTTTGTGCGGATTGTGGATGCAGTATGGTAAGAAAGAAGGCATATAGCGGTTCTTTTGAATATGTATATTATGTCTGCTCTGGAAATAAGAAGAACAAAGATACATGTAGCAGTCATAGAATCAGTGAAAATGCCTTAAATCTTGCCGTAACAAAAACATTGCAGCTTCATTTGAAGCATTTGGCTGATTTACAGGAGAGTATCCTGTACATACGGAAAAAATCTTGTAATTCAGACAAGATAAAAATGATGGTACTGCAATCCGAAAAAATAAAGGGAGATATTGAAAAGTATAATCGCTTAAAATTGGAATGTTATGAGGACTATAAAAATGAACTAATTACTCAGGACGAGTATCTGCTGTTTAAGAAGGAATTAGATAACAGAATAGAAGATACTAAGAAGGCTGCTACGGAATTGAGCAAGAAAAAAAGAATGCTATTAGATGGCAGATATGAAAAAGAAAGTTTCATGGAGAAATTTTTGACAAGCAAAGATATAGAGTTAAAGCGTTCCTTATTCGTTCGGTTTATCAGTCAGATATATGTGTATGAAGATCGTCGGATAGAGATTATCTTTCGCTATCAGGATGAAATCGAGCAATTAGCTGGACTGGTAGGTGAAATCAAGCAGGAAACGGCTGTTCGGGAGGTGATTTGA
- a CDS encoding DUF6870 family protein produces MEEWEKLKSVDIRTVNRDGLIDVTRIPEDDSDDVDKEMQMRTFLRNVKNPYCFMVGDVIVKSSFTEGVSLKQRLRELADGI; encoded by the coding sequence ATGGAAGAATGGGAAAAACTGAAGTCGGTTGATATACGAACAGTTAATCGAGATGGACTCATAGATGTAACAAGAATCCCGGAAGATGATTCAGACGATGTGGATAAAGAAATGCAGATGAGAACTTTTTTAAGAAATGTTAAAAATCCGTATTGCTTTATGGTAGGAGATGTAATAGTAAAATCTTCTTTTACAGAAGGAGTCAGCCTGAAACAAAGATTACGGGAGTTGGCAGATGGAATATAG
- a CDS encoding ATP-dependent DNA helicase: MVFDESHKLIDAARQMYSIVWDEQDAEFIVGLSKVNRRTTGMDELTVLRSQLAEYNRQIFDRLAGDLAGNHTREGSRIEIVIGSMEKIYIRHMAKALEQLPLSYQENSGQKMRMQGLKKRCQELTDKLTVFLNSGNSICWMEKRENGRLALCAVLMELEQVLFRDIWSRPIPVIITSGTMSVRGDFGHFKRMTGLSFAALSRIMETSKPSPFDFQSNGLLYIPERMPFPNIRDDRYIQAIMEEIVQIVSATHGHTLILFTSYWLMERVFYGLKEQLSDYPLFLMGRGRLDVISSFRRSGNGVLFASDSAGEEIDLAGDILSSLIVVKLPFPVPDPIMEYQRNQYEDFDLYRRDITIPEMLIKLRQWFGRGIRREQDTAVFSILDSRASLRGRYRAEILNTLPTMPVTDRLMDVEDFIIRKKTDSYFMDKDREEE; encoded by the coding sequence ATGGTGTTTGATGAGTCCCACAAGCTGATAGATGCCGCAAGACAGATGTACAGCATAGTCTGGGACGAGCAGGATGCGGAATTTATCGTGGGTTTGAGTAAAGTGAACAGAAGAACCACAGGCATGGATGAACTTACTGTATTGCGGAGTCAGCTTGCGGAATATAACAGACAGATATTTGACAGACTGGCGGGAGATTTAGCAGGAAACCACACCAGAGAGGGAAGCAGGATTGAAATAGTGATAGGTTCCATGGAAAAAATTTACATAAGGCACATGGCAAAGGCTTTAGAGCAGCTTCCCTTATCCTATCAGGAAAACAGCGGACAAAAAATGCGGATGCAGGGCCTGAAAAAGCGTTGTCAGGAGCTGACGGACAAGCTGACCGTATTTCTAAACAGCGGAAATTCAATCTGCTGGATGGAAAAGAGGGAGAACGGCAGGCTTGCCCTGTGTGCGGTTCTAATGGAACTGGAACAGGTTTTATTCCGTGACATCTGGAGCAGACCGATACCGGTTATTATTACGTCCGGCACAATGTCAGTCCGGGGGGATTTTGGGCACTTTAAGAGAATGACAGGGCTTTCCTTTGCAGCTTTATCAAGAATCATGGAAACCAGCAAGCCCTCACCCTTTGATTTTCAGAGTAACGGTCTGCTCTATATACCAGAGCGTATGCCGTTTCCGAATATCCGGGATGACAGATACATACAGGCGATCATGGAGGAAATAGTGCAGATAGTGTCTGCCACTCATGGGCATACCCTGATCCTTTTTACATCCTATTGGCTCATGGAGAGGGTGTTTTATGGTCTGAAGGAGCAGCTTTCTGATTATCCGCTGTTTCTCATGGGCAGAGGCAGACTGGATGTAATAAGTAGCTTCCGCAGGAGCGGAAACGGAGTGCTGTTTGCCAGTGACAGTGCCGGAGAGGAAATTGACCTTGCAGGGGATATCCTTTCCAGTCTGATCGTGGTAAAACTGCCGTTTCCCGTGCCGGATCCGATCATGGAATACCAGAGAAACCAGTATGAGGACTTTGATTTATACCGCAGGGACATCACCATCCCGGAAATGCTGATTAAACTCAGACAGTGGTTCGGGCGTGGCATCCGCAGGGAACAGGACACGGCGGTATTTTCTATCTTAGACAGCAGAGCATCCCTGCGTGGCAGATACCGGGCAGAAATTCTGAATACCCTGCCGACCATGCCGGTCACGGACAGGCTTATGGATGTGGAAGACTTTATTATAAGGAAGAAAACAGACAGTTATTTTATGGATAAAGACCGGGAAGAAGAATGA
- a CDS encoding ATP-dependent DNA helicase has translation MALRNFRRRNDGKECRRIINLFDEILPKHGMNLRVKQKELSFEMLRALQENKLALCEAEVGTGKTHAYILALTVHNIYSDKKIPAVISTSTIALQKALTEEYIPQISGILLEHHVIDKPLSFVVRKGKRHYVCDSRLKIYETSIKNLQREVDANLILELARLGEQEFDRIDLDDAVLTPYVKGRINVFCCNKSCPYSLLCRFMNFKKIRDMGQWCLMSPTS, from the coding sequence ATGGCACTAAGAAATTTTAGGAGGCGTAACGATGGCAAAGAGTGCAGAAGAATTATTAATTTATTTGATGAGATTTTACCGAAACATGGAATGAATCTGAGGGTAAAGCAGAAAGAACTTTCTTTTGAAATGCTCCGGGCATTGCAGGAAAACAAACTGGCTTTATGTGAGGCGGAAGTGGGGACAGGAAAAACTCACGCATATATCCTTGCACTGACGGTACATAACATTTATTCAGATAAGAAGATTCCGGCAGTCATATCAACATCCACTATAGCCCTGCAGAAAGCATTGACAGAGGAATACATACCGCAGATATCCGGCATCCTTTTAGAGCACCATGTAATTGACAAACCATTATCTTTTGTGGTGCGGAAAGGAAAACGGCATTATGTCTGTGACTCCAGATTGAAGATATATGAGACATCCATAAAAAATTTGCAGAGAGAAGTGGATGCCAATCTGATACTGGAACTGGCAAGGCTTGGGGAGCAGGAATTTGACAGGATTGATTTGGATGATGCCGTGCTGACACCCTATGTAAAAGGCAGAATCAACGTGTTTTGCTGCAATAAGTCATGTCCTTATTCGCTTTTATGTAGATTTATGAATTTTAAGAAAATTCGGGATATGGGGCAATGGTGTTTGATGAGTCCCACAAGCTGA